A genome region from Sphaerisporangium krabiense includes the following:
- a CDS encoding winged helix-turn-helix transcriptional regulator, whose amino-acid sequence MARTTKAPRAGAVPVASDACLRGDAALSRAFGFLGKRWNAVLLGVLGGGPTGFRELSRAVGGISDSVLTDRLAELTRAGLVARTVGEGPPVSVSYALTDAGRALMPALEQISRWAREHLEPEDPAR is encoded by the coding sequence GTGGCCAGGACGACCAAGGCGCCGCGGGCGGGCGCCGTGCCGGTCGCGTCCGACGCCTGCCTGCGCGGGGACGCGGCGCTGTCGCGCGCGTTCGGGTTTCTGGGCAAGCGCTGGAACGCCGTGCTGCTCGGCGTGCTCGGCGGCGGGCCGACGGGGTTCCGGGAGCTGTCGCGCGCGGTCGGCGGCATCTCCGACTCGGTGCTCACCGACCGCCTCGCCGAGCTGACCCGCGCGGGGCTGGTCGCGCGCACCGTCGGCGAGGGGCCGCCCGTCTCCGTCTCCTACGCCCTCACCGACGCCGGCCGGGCGCTGATGCCCGCGCTGGAGCAGATCTCGCGGTGGGCGCGGGAGCATCTGGAGCCGGAGGACCCCGCGCGGTGA